One region of Armigeres subalbatus isolate Guangzhou_Male chromosome 3, GZ_Asu_2, whole genome shotgun sequence genomic DNA includes:
- the LOC134225852 gene encoding uncharacterized protein LOC134225852, with protein MRVDLISKSLLANCKWILLSAFSNELWQFGIRWIHILVIVIMGVRHLDTFVRNDILGSFYWINIEEQIREHFKKSVEPPIIVIDLLTLFEPLGMHDQKGLLFGGRFNLAFVAIDEFFTKLTRLGAELVFFCDGNINGQKKTTWCNRQDNRYEDNLKLIDAIERGTGLRALVNEYRAPLNFRYPLWNVAQKYGKCNMTFGRECDQVLAAHAMQVNALAIISNDSDFLIYKGSWRYWSSACLNLSTLCTIEYNRYAIVDQLGLNFDQMPLFATLMGNDIMPFDSVNYFHKRHGSGVNKFFSMAQYIRTLSYPQLDDNAILNILNEITNNKVDEDLIQKFHRSLDTYSVKIQPLNLNPTADPLIGALVRRDSPFEYLIWKGEPLDVSIYIADMRRNDFGNDYAKLLVGLISRMAGIILFQRKPRPKQLRIAIKTSHREPHRVHTFTVKYPRNIDTPTLLHLLSKEQSTQEMLRDIKFQLLSWTASDTLNPDELQKIPSHFRITAMTLYYLLERHLLKLFEADLFLQVAYDVSFQTYDIMAVEYPETIMSRPFLLAFFYQQIYKYMTHAIRVVGLDDEDNFRDGPLFDGVLFHQRYDEWSQGQYRVDHIKEWRIYAGLTSHLG; from the exons ATGCGAGTAGActtgatttcaaaaagtctCTTGGCGAATTGCAAATGGATTTTGTTAAGTGCCTTTAGCAACGAACTTTGGCAATTCGGCATAAGGTGGATACACATCTTAGTAATCGTAATTATGGGTGTACGACACCTTGACACATTCGTTCGTAATGACATTCTCGGCAGTTTTTATTGGATCAACATTGAAGAACAAATCAG AGAACATTTCAAGAAATCAGTGGAACCTCCAATTATAGTGATTGATCTACTTACTTTGTTCGAACCTCTCGGCATGCACGATCAGAAAGGACTCTTATTTGGGGGACGTTTTAATCTGGCGTTCGTTGCGATTGATGAGTTTTTCACCAAACTGACAAGACTAGGCGCCGAGCTTGTGTTTTTCTGCGACGGAAATATCAATGGGCAAAAAAAGACAACTTGGTGCAATCGCCAAGACAATAGATATGAAGATAACCTAAAGTTGATCGATGCCATTGAAAGGGGGACTGGCCTACGAGCTCTGGTGAATGAATATAGAGCCCCGCTGAACTTTAGATATCCTTTGTGGAATGTTGCACAAAAGTACGGAAAGTGTAATATGACATTCGGCCGTGAGTGTGATCAAGTGCTGGCTGCACATGCAATGCAAGTGAACGCCCTGGCGATAATCTCCAATGATTCGGACTTCCTTATCTACAAAGGATCCTGGAGGTATTGGTCGTCTGCATGCCTAAATTTGTCCACATTGTGCACCATAGAATATAACCGATATGCTATAGTTGACCAACTTGGCTTGAACTTCGACCAAATGCCGTTGTTTGCCACACTTATGGGTAATGATATCATGCCATTCGATTCAGTAAATTATTTTCATAAGCGACATGGCTCAGGCGTCAATAAGTTTTTCAGCATGGCCCAATACATCCGAACACTTTCATATCCACAACTTGATGATAATGCAATATTAAATATACTTAACGAAATCACAAACAACAAAGTTGACGAAGATTTGATTCAAAAATTTCACCGTAGTTTGGATACCTACAGTGTG AAAATCCAACCACTAAACCTCAACCCCACTGCGGATCCCCTCATAGGAGCTCTAGTTCGAAGAGATTCACCGTTCGAATATTTAATTTGGAAGGGTGAGCCACTGGACGTAAGCATATACATAGCCGACATGCGTCGAAACGATTTTGGGAATGATTACGCTAAGCTTCTAGTCGGGCTAATTTCGCGAATGGCAggaataattttatttcaacgAAAGCCGCGACCAAAACAACTGAGGATTGCCATTAAAACGTCTCATCGAGAACCACACCGAGTACACACCTTTACCGTAAAATATCCGCGCAACATAGACACACCTACTCTGCTTCACTTACTATCGAAGGAACAATCTACGCAGGAGATGCTCAGGGATATTAAATTTCAACTTCTATCGTGGACTGCATCTGATACGCTGAACCCTGATGAATTACAGAAGATCCCTTCTCATTTCCGAATAACCGCTATGACTTTGTACTATTTACTGGAGCGACATCTTCTGAAGCTCTTCGAAGCAGACCTGTTTTTGCAGGTGGCCTACGACGTGTCCTTCCAAACCTACGACATTATGGCAGTTGAATATCCTGAAACGATCATGAGCCGCCCATTTCTGTTGGCTTTTTTCTATCAGCAAATTTACAAATACATGACACATGCCATTCGCGTGGTTGGCCTGGACGATGAAGATAACTTCCGCGATGGCCCTCTGTTTGATGGCGTCCTTTTTCACCAGCGGTACGATGAATGGAGTCAGGGCCAATACAGAGTTGATCATATTAAAGAGTGGAGAATTTATGCAGGGCTGACATCACATTTAGGATGA